The following are encoded in a window of Flavobacteriales bacterium genomic DNA:
- a CDS encoding O-antigen ligase family protein, translated as MTAQDHMRRVHLGALAACAIFLPWSTAYLSIAQMVLVANWIAWGVVAGDLKHRFRKGFTWPPALVAVSFFGLHALGLLWTSDLAWGLALCRILLPVLVFTVVLSSSPGSREGELRTILLLGAWSAVVSVAVSFGLRAPTAADHRDLSMFISHIRLALLLCFAVVIFMRYLGRTWWQRLAHVLATLFAVYALDRLQSVQGIFLLVLITMVFLWRNMAGWPRAARLVARSLMVLVPAMAIAWVAARMPGLRATPVPEQSGLNAFTAGGEAYTFDATNPQRENGEHVWAWIAWGEVERTWPLRSDRSLEGSSDRGDPMRGTLVRYMTSLGLRKDSLGVMALSEADVRAIERGVTNAHAQGSRGMRRRMDAVLLEMGEYAAYGRADGHSLSMRLEYWRAGIAIVKRHWAMGVGTGDTQRAFDEQYARMGTSLAPQWRHRAHNQYLTLAISFGIFGLLWSLYSWWWPARCLGAWRDPRFIAWAIIFAVGCLTDDTIETQAGATFFALYYALLVFSPVRDPASDDGVSSADRT; from the coding sequence ATGACCGCACAGGACCACATGCGCCGGGTGCATCTGGGCGCCTTGGCGGCGTGTGCCATCTTCCTGCCGTGGAGCACGGCCTACCTGAGCATCGCGCAGATGGTGCTCGTGGCCAATTGGATCGCCTGGGGCGTGGTTGCGGGTGATCTCAAGCATCGCTTCCGCAAGGGCTTCACCTGGCCTCCCGCGTTGGTGGCCGTCTCCTTCTTCGGGCTGCATGCCCTGGGCCTGCTGTGGACCTCCGACCTGGCTTGGGGCCTGGCCCTTTGCCGCATCCTGCTGCCGGTGCTGGTCTTCACTGTCGTGTTGTCCTCCTCTCCGGGTTCGCGCGAGGGCGAGTTGCGCACCATTCTGCTGCTCGGCGCCTGGAGCGCGGTGGTCAGTGTGGCGGTGTCCTTCGGCCTGCGTGCACCGACCGCCGCCGATCATCGGGACCTGTCCATGTTCATCAGCCACATCCGGCTCGCGCTGCTGTTGTGCTTCGCCGTGGTGATCTTCATGCGCTACCTGGGGCGCACCTGGTGGCAGCGACTCGCGCATGTGCTTGCGACACTCTTCGCGGTGTATGCGCTGGATCGTTTGCAGAGTGTGCAGGGGATCTTCCTGCTCGTGCTCATCACCATGGTGTTCCTGTGGCGCAACATGGCCGGGTGGCCCCGTGCGGCAAGGCTTGTGGCGCGATCGCTGATGGTGCTGGTGCCGGCCATGGCCATCGCCTGGGTGGCGGCACGGATGCCCGGGTTGCGCGCCACACCGGTCCCCGAGCAGAGTGGTCTCAACGCGTTCACCGCGGGAGGCGAGGCGTACACCTTCGACGCCACCAATCCACAGCGCGAGAACGGCGAGCATGTCTGGGCCTGGATCGCCTGGGGCGAGGTGGAGCGCACCTGGCCGTTGCGCAGTGACAGGTCCCTGGAAGGATCGAGTGACAGGGGCGACCCCATGCGCGGAACCCTGGTGCGATACATGACCTCCCTGGGACTGCGCAAGGACAGCTTGGGGGTGATGGCCTTGAGCGAAGCGGATGTACGGGCCATCGAGCGCGGTGTGACCAACGCGCATGCGCAGGGATCCCGTGGCATGCGACGACGCATGGATGCCGTGCTGCTCGAAATGGGCGAGTATGCCGCCTATGGCCGTGCCGACGGGCATTCACTCAGCATGCGCCTGGAGTACTGGCGCGCCGGGATCGCCATCGTGAAGCGGCACTGGGCCATGGGCGTTGGCACCGGCGACACGCAAAGGGCCTTTGATGAACAGTACGCGCGCATGGGCACTTCCCTGGCACCGCAGTGGCGGCACCGTGCGCACAACCAGTACCTCACACTGGCCATCAGCTTCGGCATCTTCGGCCTGCTCTGGTCATTGTACAGCTGGTGGTGGCCGGCCCGTTGTCTGGGCGCCTGGCGCGATCCGCGCTTCATCGCCTGGGCCATCATCTTCGCCGTGGGCTGCCTCACGGATGACACCATCGAGACGCAAGCGGGCGCCACCTTCTTCGCGCTTTACTATGCGCTGCTGGTCTTTTCCCCGGTCCGTGATCCGGCTTCGGATGATGGCGTTTCCAGCGCGGACAGGACCTGA